One window of Trichoderma breve strain T069 chromosome 3, whole genome shotgun sequence genomic DNA carries:
- a CDS encoding zinc-finger of c2H2 type domain-containing protein has product MTMTLDTPQQQRFGPVMNFDYPPHGQSPAFSNPWSSSPSAPHTAAVAGSNLYVGPPQPSLAHSLVSKPLTARAPTSSAPPLPSYGSMPVTATSADLLNLNRLQTSSAAYADATYATTASPVHGHFAPPSATPYDAMGYAPAPVRPSAFSAIGHESDASRRFSQHVHPDDRRGFAEALDASHGMLAMSQETPRNIYGNRNDRSSVDSYGFPSTHSTSSSISSSGNFSSYYGDSVSDYSTAGSDIESVGSRTLPRPQGMLSTSLPPAPQSMMGQFSSKVSSSTQKKHKCKVCEKRFTRPSSLQTHMYSHTGEKPFACEVEGCGRHFSVVSNLRRHRKVHRGDARSEAGSEDHHSD; this is encoded by the exons atgaccatgacgcTGGATacgccacagcagcagcgattTGGGCCCGTCATGAACTTTGACTATCCGCCTCATGGCCAGTCGCCGGCCTTTTCAAATCCGTGGTCGTCCTCACCGTCGGCACCTCATACCGCTGCCGTAGCCGGAAGCAACCTCTATGTTGGCCCTCCACAGCCTTCACTCGCCCACAGTCTCGTTTCCAAGCCTCTGACAGCGCGCGCCCCTACTTCCAGCGCACCTCCTTTACCGTCCTATGGTTCAATGCCCGTCACCGCGACCTCAGCTg ATCTACTCAACCTGAACCGCCTACAGACTTCTTCTGCTGCGTATGCAGACGCCACCTACGCCACGACAGCCTCTCCCGTCCACGGCCACTTTGCACCCCCTTCAGCTACTCCCTACGATGCCATGGGCTATGCACCAGCTCCTGTGCGGCCATCTGCCTTTAGTGCCATTGGCCACGAATCAGATGCATCGCGAAGATTCTCTCAACA CGTCCACCCTGATGACCGGAGAGGGTTTGCCGAAGCTCTTGATGCCAGCCACGGCATGCTCGCCATGAGCCAAGAGACACCAAGAAACATCTATGGCAACCGCAACGACCGATCTTCTGTAGATTCATATGGCTTCCCATCGACCCACTcgaccagctcctccataTCGTCGTCTGGCAACTTCAGTTCCTACTATGGCGACTCTGTGTCCGACTACTCAACCGCCGGCTCAGATATTGAGTCTGTCGGCTCGAGGACGCTCCCTCGACCTCAGGGAATGCTGTCAACCTCACTGCCTCCTGCGCCCCAGTCCATGATGGGCCAGTTCAGCTCCAAGGTCTCGTCCAGCACccagaagaagcacaagtGCAAGGTCTGCGAAAAGCGATTCACACGGCCAAGCTCACTGCAGACGCACATGTACAGCCACACGGGCGAAAAGC CATTCGCCTGCGAAGTCGAGGGCTGTGGACGCCACTTCTCTGTTGTCTCCAACCTGCGACGTCACCGAAAAGTCCACAGGGGCGATGCTCGATCCGAGGCTGGTTCTGAAGACCACCACTCGGACTAA